The following proteins come from a genomic window of Candidatus Bipolaricaulis sibiricus:
- a CDS encoding Replication-associated recombination protein RarA, producing MRVYERRAGCVKAVQWKGMEGLWQGRAPLAERLRPRDLDEVVGQRHLLGTRGPLRALIEGGVGVPLLFWGPPGTGKTTVGRLVATRWGARFVQRSAALATVTEVREALAASRERWQRAGQRDLLFLDEIHRWNRAQQDVLLPFLEEGSVLFIGATTENPSFALRSALLSRSQLFVFEPLTEDDLRLVLQRALADERGFRGEVTLDRDAAEFLIRHADGDARRLLTALETAVGTIGNGDLTLVQVAEAVGKKAPRYDRAGEEHYNLISALHKSVRNSDVDAAIYWLVRMMESGEDPRYLARRLVRMASEDVGLADPNALPLAVAAAQAVEQVGMPECALALVETAAYLALAPKSNALYVAHGEAKRDVEATINQPVPLHLRNPVTDLMKDLDYGRGYRYAHDEPELVAAMPSLPEGLQGREYYRPKDVGWEGRIVKRLQALRAIIRGRLRPKQ from the coding sequence GTGCGAGTGTACGAGCGGCGGGCCGGCTGCGTCAAGGCAGTACAATGGAAGGGCATGGAGGGCCTGTGGCAGGGCCGGGCGCCGCTCGCAGAGCGGCTGCGACCGCGCGACCTGGACGAAGTGGTGGGGCAGAGGCATCTCCTCGGCACGAGGGGACCCCTCCGCGCGCTCATCGAGGGCGGGGTTGGCGTCCCGCTCTTGTTCTGGGGACCGCCTGGTACGGGCAAGACCACGGTGGGGCGGCTCGTCGCCACGCGGTGGGGGGCGAGATTCGTCCAGCGCTCGGCCGCGCTGGCTACGGTCACCGAGGTTCGGGAGGCTCTGGCGGCGTCGCGGGAGCGGTGGCAACGGGCCGGGCAGAGAGACCTTCTGTTTCTGGACGAAATCCATCGCTGGAACCGTGCTCAACAAGACGTGCTCCTGCCGTTTCTGGAGGAGGGTTCGGTCCTGTTCATCGGCGCGACGACCGAGAACCCCTCGTTCGCTCTTCGCTCGGCCCTCCTGTCCCGGTCTCAGCTGTTCGTGTTCGAGCCGCTCACCGAGGATGACCTGCGCCTGGTACTGCAGCGTGCACTGGCCGACGAGCGGGGGTTCCGAGGGGAGGTCACGCTCGATCGCGACGCCGCCGAGTTCCTCATCCGGCACGCCGACGGCGACGCGCGCCGGCTCCTGACGGCCCTGGAGACGGCTGTGGGGACGATCGGCAACGGCGATCTCACGCTGGTGCAGGTAGCGGAGGCGGTAGGGAAGAAGGCTCCTCGTTACGATCGGGCAGGCGAAGAGCACTACAACCTCATCTCTGCGCTCCACAAGTCGGTGCGCAACTCCGACGTAGATGCGGCCATCTACTGGTTGGTGCGAATGATGGAGTCCGGGGAGGATCCCCGCTATCTGGCGCGACGGCTGGTGCGGATGGCGAGTGAGGACGTCGGGCTTGCGGATCCCAACGCCCTTCCGCTTGCGGTTGCTGCGGCCCAGGCTGTGGAGCAGGTGGGAATGCCGGAGTGCGCGTTGGCGCTGGTCGAGACCGCGGCCTACCTCGCCCTGGCCCCGAAGTCGAATGCTCTCTACGTCGCCCACGGCGAAGCGAAGCGGGACGTCGAGGCGACGATCAACCAACCCGTGCCGCTCCATCTTCGCAACCCTGTCACGGACCTGATGAAGGACCTCGACTACGGCAGAGGGTACCGCTACGCTCACGACGAGCCGGAGCTTGTGGCGGCGATGCCAAGCCTACCCGAGGGGCTGCAGGGCCGGGAGTACTACCGCCCCAAGGACGTGGGGTGGGAGGGGAGGATCGTCAAGCGGCTCCAAGCGCTGCGAGCGATCATCCGCGGCCGTCTCAGGCCCAAGCAGTAG
- a CDS encoding Chromosomal replication initiator protein DnaA, which translates to MGHTAEEIWQKARTLLVKEIPPATFAAWIADARARPSEEGTLVLEVPSVLAKGGIERRYRSLVERALEEVAGHPVELRVSVSDQTAPPPALEPQFARRYHGSLPLNPEYTFSTFVQGRNSQLAFAAAQAVAEAPARAYNPLFIYGSVGLGKTHLLHAIGAHTLASPTDATVVYTTSERFATELIQSIASNTTEQFRAKYRTVGVLLIDDVHFLKNKEATQEELFHTFNELYGNGKQIVLSSDRAPGDLQGLQDRLVSRFRWGLVADIQAPDFETRAAILREKARRRGLEVPDEVVELIASRITTNVRDLEGALIRALAHAELCQAPVTAAMLEEILPKEDLSRKLTVEAIKNEVAATYRIPVSEIESPSRKKELVHARQIAIYLARELTDTSFPALGRSFGGRDHTTIMHSYQKMQELLRQIPLLRSEIESLRSAILNKYGP; encoded by the coding sequence ATGGGCCACACCGCTGAGGAGATCTGGCAGAAGGCGAGGACCCTGCTCGTCAAGGAGATCCCCCCCGCCACCTTCGCCGCCTGGATCGCCGACGCCCGCGCCCGTCCCAGCGAGGAGGGCACCCTCGTCCTAGAAGTCCCTTCCGTTCTGGCCAAGGGCGGTATCGAGCGTCGCTACCGTTCGCTCGTGGAGCGGGCGCTGGAGGAGGTAGCCGGCCATCCCGTCGAGCTCCGGGTGTCGGTCTCCGATCAGACCGCCCCTCCCCCTGCGCTCGAACCCCAGTTTGCTCGTCGCTACCATGGTTCCCTCCCCCTCAATCCGGAGTACACGTTCAGCACGTTCGTTCAAGGAAGGAACTCCCAGCTGGCGTTCGCCGCCGCTCAAGCCGTGGCCGAGGCACCCGCCCGTGCCTACAACCCCCTGTTCATCTACGGGAGCGTCGGCTTGGGGAAGACCCATCTCCTCCACGCGATCGGCGCGCACACCCTCGCTTCCCCCACGGATGCCACGGTGGTGTATACGACGTCGGAACGGTTCGCGACCGAGCTCATCCAGTCCATCGCTTCCAACACCACGGAGCAGTTCCGCGCGAAGTACCGCACGGTTGGGGTGCTGCTCATCGACGACGTCCACTTCTTGAAGAACAAGGAGGCGACGCAGGAGGAGTTGTTCCACACGTTCAACGAGCTCTACGGTAACGGGAAGCAGATCGTGTTGTCCTCGGACCGCGCTCCCGGCGACCTCCAAGGATTGCAGGACCGCCTCGTGTCGCGATTCCGATGGGGTCTCGTCGCCGACATCCAGGCCCCCGACTTCGAGACAAGGGCAGCGATCCTCCGGGAGAAGGCACGCCGAAGGGGCCTTGAAGTCCCCGACGAGGTGGTGGAGTTGATCGCATCCCGAATCACAACGAACGTGCGGGACCTCGAGGGCGCACTCATCAGGGCACTGGCCCACGCCGAGCTGTGCCAAGCCCCCGTCACGGCTGCCATGCTCGAAGAGATCCTCCCCAAGGAGGATCTGTCACGAAAGCTCACCGTGGAGGCAATCAAGAACGAAGTGGCCGCCACCTACCGGATCCCGGTCAGCGAGATCGAGAGCCCATCAAGAAAAAAGGAACTCGTTCATGCCCGCCAAATCGCGATCTACCTCGCTCGCGAGCTAACGGACACCTCCTTCCCCGCGTTGGGTCGCTCCTTCGGAGGACGTGATCACACCACGATCATGCACTCCTACCAGAAGATGCAAGAGCTTCTCCGCCAAATACCGCTCCTTCGCAGCGAGATCGAGTCCCTTCGGTCGGCGATCCTGAATAAGTACGGTCCGTGA
- a CDS encoding ATP-dependent protease subunit HslV, with protein sequence MISSTILALRSEKDRMAVMACDGQATMESRVVKAAARKVHRIHGGRVLAGFSGGTADGMTLLERLEAKIASGGNLRQAAVELSREWRTDRTLRRLEAVVVAVSEEALFLLTGEGDVIEPDDGLVGIGSGGGYAVSAARALLRHARLPVVQVAQEALRIASELDIYTNDCVTLETVTW encoded by the coding sequence ATGATCTCCAGCACCATTCTCGCTCTTCGCTCGGAGAAGGATCGCATGGCGGTGATGGCCTGCGATGGCCAGGCGACGATGGAGAGCCGGGTGGTGAAGGCCGCGGCGCGCAAGGTGCACCGCATTCACGGGGGGCGCGTCCTCGCGGGGTTCTCGGGGGGAACCGCGGACGGGATGACGCTCCTCGAGCGCCTGGAGGCCAAGATCGCCTCCGGTGGGAACCTCCGTCAGGCGGCGGTGGAGCTGTCACGCGAGTGGCGTACCGATCGCACCCTGCGTCGGCTGGAGGCCGTGGTGGTGGCGGTGTCGGAGGAAGCGTTGTTCCTTCTTACGGGTGAGGGGGACGTGATCGAGCCGGACGACGGTCTCGTGGGGATCGGGTCCGGTGGGGGGTACGCCGTGAGCGCGGCGCGGGCGCTGCTTCGCCATGCGCGCCTTCCTGTGGTTCAGGTTGCCCAGGAAGCGCTCCGCATCGCCTCTGAGCTCGACATCTACACGAACGACTGCGTCACTCTGGAGACCGTGACCTGGTGA